The DNA region TTGCGGTCGTCGTGCTTCATCCGCACCGAGAACTTGGTGGTGGCCGCGCGTAATCGTCGGTTGTAAAACAGATGACCGGAGTTCTGGTCCCGGTTCGACAGACTCAGCGGCATGCTCTGCGACCCCCTACGGCGCATGCGCGGCGGTGCTGCGTGTCGCTTCGTCGCGACTACCGCACCGCGACGACATTACTGCGGTTGGCCTGCGGGAACCAGTCATGTGAAGTGACGCGATGCGGCGCTGCGCGTACGTTCTTTGACTATGCCTGACCAGTTGGGCGCTTACGCCGACGCCGCTCGGGCGCGGGAACAGCAACTGGTGGGACGGCTGGCGACGGGGACAGAACTCGATCGTCGCTTTGAGGAGATTCTGCGCGGAGCGCACCGGTCCAACGTGCGGTCGCGGCAGCGATTGGACACGATCGACGCTCAGGTCCGGCAGGCCGCCGGTGCCCGGTCTGGTCTGGACACTTCGGCGGGCGCCCGGCAATTCCAGGCGTTCCTGGCGGGCAAGACTCGAGAGATTCACCGGGTCGTCTCCGAGGCCGTGTCTGACAGTCGGCAGCGGGCGGCGTGGATTCAGGGGCTGACCGGACGCTACCCGCTGGGCGGAGGGCCCGAGCTGCCGATGTCTGGTGACCGCGACCCGGTGGACGAATACGAGCGGGCACTGCGAGCCGCCGGCCTGCTCAGCGGGCCGAGCCCCGAGGGCTATTACCGGCAGTGGCTGGAAAACGCTGCGCGACGGGGGATTCCGGCGGAGGTAATGGTCGAGATTGCGCGGCAGCAGCGCATCACGCCGGACAGCTTCGCGGTTTTCGACGGCATGGAAGAGATCAAAGACCGCGATGGCAAGTCGTTCTTCCTGATCGCGAAGGGGGCGAGCCTCGCCGACATACGCAAGGCGACGCTGATGACCTACATCCTCAACGCCGGCACCGACTATGGTGCAGCTCCCGGAATCAAAGACTATGCGGAGACGCCGTATTCGGCTGCTGAAGTGCAGCGGATCGCCGCGCGGCAGGCGGACAACCTCTGGAGCTACGGCGGGGCGTGGGCAATCGAAAGCACCGGCGGCAGCCTGGTCTCCACTCCCAACGGAATGCTGATGGGGCTCGGCGGCAGGATTCAGGACACCCTGAGCTGTCAGGGCGGCACGACCTACGGGGACGTCTTCATGGTCAACGTCGACCACGCGGCCGCTCCTGCCGACCAACTTCGCACGATTGTCCATTCTGGTGTGGCCGAGGGTGCCGACAACACCGGCGATCCGGCCAGAAACGAGCGACTCGACTTGGATCGGGTTCTGCACCACGAGGAACGTCACTCCCAGCAATACGCTCGGTTGGGGCCGGTGGCGATGGGCATCGCATACGGCGAGGAGGCGCTCCGGACCGGCCTATTCGGCGGAGACAACTGGTTCGAGAAAGATGCGGGCCTACGGGACGGGGGATACCGATGATTCGTCGGCTCGGCATATTGGCCGCGTTGGTCGTCGTGCTGCTGGCGGGGTGCCCGAACAAAGCCCCGTGGGCCCCGTCGTTGCCACCGGCTTTCGGCGCCCGTGTGGGCGATGGACAGTTGCAGGTCTGGACGGGGTCGCCCTGCGTCGGTATTACCCGCGTCGCGTTCTATTTCACTCCCAGTCGGGCCGAGTTGGTTCTGACGTCGACGGAAGGCGTGAATCTCGATCATCTCTCGCTCGGTGGGCCCTATCCGCCGGGCCTGACGGTGTCGCAGCCGTTGCCGCCGGATTTTCAATGGCGCAACGAAAAGACGTTGGACCTCTTCACCTCCGGAGGTGCCAGCCGCTGGGGCACGAGTGTTGATCTTGCCGCCGTCATCGAGGGCTCAGAGCAGCACCCGGATGACACGTACTGGTTCCGACATGTCGGGTGGCTGAATCCTGCCGAGGTAGCGGAGCAGGACGGAAAGACCTTTCTGGGGATCTGCACGGCAGATCCGGCGAAGGAGGATGGCGGGCGCTGAGGACGCGCGGCCCGCGAGCACGCTAGATACGCTGGCGAGATTAGCTTCGGATGAGGAGGTTTGTCGCATGGAGTGGATCACCAGCACGGATGCGAAGAATCAACTCAACCGGCTTCTAAACGAGGTCACGGCTGGGGCGTCATTCATCATCACCAAGCATGGCCGGCCTGTCGCACAACTTGTGCCGGCTGAGGCGGGCCCACGCAGGTTCGGCCAATTGCCCGGTCTCGTCGTACCCGAGAACTTCGATGATGCACTGCCGGAATCCGAACTTGCGGTCTGGGAAGTCGCCGACGCGTAGCGGTCGGTCATCGCCCCGGAAACACTTGCCGGCCGACTTCCGTGGGATCACCGGGATCCATTCGACCGGGTCATCGTCGCCCAGGCGTTACGCCGCCATCTCACCATCGTCACCCGTGACGCGAAGATCCTCGATTCGGCCATCACACCGACCCTCAAGGCGTAAGGAACTCCAGCGGTTCGTGGTGTAAGTCAGCTCGAGGGATCCTTTTTGTCCACAATGCGTTTCAGCGGTGTGATGCCGGGCTGGCCGGGGGCCGTGGTGACCGACTTCGTGACGGGAACGTTCGGCGGTGTCGTAGTGCGGCCTTTGACGGGCTGACCGTTGGGCACGCCCGGCGCCGCAATCCTCTTCTCGCTGACCTTGTCGTCTTTGCCACCCTTGGTAGCTGCGCCGCCGGGTGCCATCGGCATCATTCCGCCGCCGCCACCACCGCCTGTGGGAGTGCCACCGGTCGGGCCGGACGCGCCCGGCGTGGTCATGGCGCCGGCGGGAGTCGTCGGTGTCGAGGTTCCCGGGACCGGCGGAGGACCGAGGTTGCTGGCCGGGGTGGTACCCAATCCCAGGCCGGCGCCACCGCCGCCGGTGTCACCGCCGCCAAGGCCGAGTTCGGGGTCGATATCCGAGGCCAGCGTGGCGTCGCCCAGTCCCGCTTTGCCCAGGGACTGCACTGCACTCATCAACGGCGATAACGCTCCCTGGCCGGCTTGCATCAATCCTTGCGGCAGTCGGCCCACCGAGCCGAGCGCGCCGCTGAGGGCGCTGGTGATGCCCTGCATCGCCCCGTTGATGCCCTGCATCGCAGAGCCCATGGCCTCCTGCTGTGAACCGGCCGCCGGAGCGGCTTCTGCGGCTACGTCTTCGAACCGCGATACCGCGTCGGCTTCGTTAGCGGTGAACTTCTGTGCCGCATCTACTGCCTGTTCGGTGCGATCAACGTGGTCTGCGGCGAGTTCGGCGTTCGTTTCGGGGAGATCCAGGTTCGTGGCGACGCCGAAGGCAGCCAACGTGGCGTCCACCGGCGATGATCCGCCGGTATGCACCGGTCCCGGTTGGATCGGCATCGGTGGGGGACTTCCCGCGATCTGCAGGTAGTCCGGGACGTGGACCTCGATCGGTTCTGTCATGGCGGGGCACCTCCATGCCGTGCCGCGGCGGTTGCCGCGGTCAGGCCGCACTGCGGATGTTAACCCCGATGATGGTGATCGTGTTTACGCCTGGATTGCCGTTGATCCCTTATGGGGGTGGTTTGTTGTGGTGGGTGAGGTTGTGGGTGCGTTCGGTGTTGATGTGGTGTTGGCGGTTTTGGGCACGGGTGGTGGTGCGGGTGGGCATCATGAGGCCGCGTTCGGGGGTGGTTGCCGGTGGTGGTGTGGGTGTGGTTGGTGGTGGTGGGGTGGGCAGTGTGAGGGTGGGGTAGAGCAGTTGGCTGCCGGGTCGGGTGGTGTAGGTGTGGCCGGTGGGGGAGGTCCAGTCGATGGTGCCGTTGGGGTGTTGGTGGTCGCTCCAGCCGCCGGGGCCGGTCCAGAAGGTTTTCAGTAGGTGGTGTTTTCTGCACATGCAACGCAGGTTGGCGGGGTGGGTGGGTCCGTGGGGGTGGGGTATGGCGTGGTCGATGTCGCAGTGGGTGGCGGGGCGGTCGCAGCCGGGGAAGCGGCAGGTCAGGTCGCGGGCGCGGATGAAGGCAGCGAGTGCTTTTGAGGGGCGGTAGTGGTGTTCGGTGGTGAAGTCGTCGGGGTGCCCCAGGGGGGTGATGTGGGCGCCGCCGGCGATGAGTTGGGCCAGTAGGCCTGGGGGGATGGTGCCGCCGCCGATGAGGTGGGCGGGGCGGGCGTGAGCCGGTTTTGGCTTCGACTCGGTGGTGTCCGCGGTGGGTTCCGCGGTGGAGTGGGTGCCGGTGCCGGTGGTGTCCGCGCCGGTGTCGGGTTCGGGTTCGGGGGTGTGGTCGCCGGACAGTTGCGGGTCGGGGGTGGCGCTATTGGTGGTGGTGTCGGTGAGGACGTGCACGACTACGGATGTGGCGCGGGTGTCGGGGTTGGTGGTGGCGGGGCAGTCGGTGTCGCCGCAGGTGCAGGCCAAGGTGGTGGCGCCGGTGGCTAGGGCGCCGAGGGCGTCGGCGCGGCGTTGGGCCAGGGTGCGGGGGTCGTTGTCGCAGACGCTGTGGGCGAGTTGGGTTAGGCGTTGGTCGAGGGCGGTGGCGTCGACGGCGAACAGGTGGCCCCAGACGTCGGTGGTGCCGTCGTGGCTGTTGTGGGTGTCGATGA from Mycolicibacter sp. MU0083 includes:
- a CDS encoding DUF4226 domain-containing protein, encoding MPDQLGAYADAARAREQQLVGRLATGTELDRRFEEILRGAHRSNVRSRQRLDTIDAQVRQAAGARSGLDTSAGARQFQAFLAGKTREIHRVVSEAVSDSRQRAAWIQGLTGRYPLGGGPELPMSGDRDPVDEYERALRAAGLLSGPSPEGYYRQWLENAARRGIPAEVMVEIARQQRITPDSFAVFDGMEEIKDRDGKSFFLIAKGASLADIRKATLMTYILNAGTDYGAAPGIKDYAETPYSAAEVQRIAARQADNLWSYGGAWAIESTGGSLVSTPNGMLMGLGGRIQDTLSCQGGTTYGDVFMVNVDHAAAPADQLRTIVHSGVAEGADNTGDPARNERLDLDRVLHHEERHSQQYARLGPVAMGIAYGEEALRTGLFGGDNWFEKDAGLRDGGYR
- a CDS encoding type II toxin-antitoxin system Phd/YefM family antitoxin codes for the protein MEWITSTDAKNQLNRLLNEVTAGASFIITKHGRPVAQLVPAEAGPRRFGQLPGLVVPENFDDALPESELAVWEVADA
- a CDS encoding HNH endonuclease signature motif containing protein; its protein translation is MFDTSLAGPTELAGLDDAALVETITRWSRMEATAAAHRLAAIGELVARRTTGNAFDRSRWSCDNWDGAAAEIAAAEHTSHALASSQMYLASALRDRIPTVGALFLTGRITARLASTIAWHTTLITDPTILAHIDTELADIATSLGPLSGPKTATAIDALIERHDPAAVRRYRDRARNRDFIIDTHNSHDGTTDVWGHLFAVDATALDQRLTQLAHSVCDNDPRTLAQRRADALGALATGATTLACTCGDTDCPATTNPDTRATSVVVHVLTDTTTNSATPDPQLSGDHTPEPEPDTGADTTGTGTHSTAEPTADTTESKPKPAHARPAHLIGGGTIPPGLLAQLIAGGAHITPLGHPDDFTTEHHYRPSKALAAFIRARDLTCRFPGCDRPATHCDIDHAIPHPHGPTHPANLRCMCRKHHLLKTFWTGPGGWSDHQHPNGTIDWTSPTGHTYTTRPGSQLLYPTLTLPTPPPPTTPTPPPATTPERGLMMPTRTTTRAQNRQHHINTERTHNLTHHNKPPP